In the Dictyostelium discoideum AX4 chromosome 6 chromosome, whole genome shotgun sequence genome, tttgggttttttggggggataattattttaagctaaaaaaggataaaaatgtttattcaggtaataaatttttttggactatttttatttattaatttaataatatttgtggGTGATGATGGTAGTGGTTTAGTgatatttcctttttttttttttttttttttttttattttatttaaaaaaaaaaaaaagaggttTAAAATAcgaaaaatattataataaaaaaaaaaaaaaaaaagtttactACTCGTACATATGTtggttattttaaataattaaatttccttttttaacaaataaaaataataatgaatcatacaaataaaaacaacaatttaaatttaaaaaaaaaaagtgaatagaaaaagaaaaaaaaaaaaaaaaaaaaaaaagtgaatagaaaaaaaaaaaaaaaaaaaaaaaattagaaattatGGGTATGTGCTTTGATGTTATtgtagtttttaaaatattttgaatgatgttgttattattgataaaagatataaatattttattaattttaatatttagacacaataataataaataatagtaaaaaaaatatttaatttttaattttttatttattttttttatgaagatgaaattgatttgattCACAATCAATATAAtacattaatattaaaatgtattgataatgatattatcatgtaaaattgttatttattaaaaaaaaaaaaaaaaaaaattaaaaatattaaaaaaaaaaaaaaaaaaataatatatatatatattatatacaattaaattaatttaaatatttatttaacatGTGAATTAAGTGAGTGAGTGAGCCAGAGAATGAGAGAGAGAAAGAGAGTTTGGGGTAAGTGTGTGAGTGTGTTTGGATAAAGAATGAGTGGGAGTGTGTatgtgtgtgttttttttttattttttttttttttttttttttttttatttttttttttttttttttttttttttgtgtggtACATTTAttatgtaattttttttaaaaaaaaaaataataacatgTAAATCTTGATCAAATATATATAGCtgttattataaattcattatttattattatttgttgatcaTTGGGTTTTATTTCCATATAAAGAATGTTATTATGGGggtcaaataaataaaaattcgaattttcaatttaattgGTTGCAGTTATGATAATTTGATGtgtgttattgttattatagcTTTTTATTGTGTTTGGTGTGTGTGTAATGGGTATTTTTgtgtattatttaaaaaatgatttattttaaatttatttttattatttattttgggCATAATTAGAGAACCAgttatgaaaatatttaattttattttatctttaattttttttttttttttcagttatTGTCAAATTAAGtatgaaaaaaaagtgaGAAATTATATGTGTGGTACTTTTTctcataataaaaaaaaaaaaaaaaaaataggttaATACAcacatataataataaaaatatttttattaaaattatgttattgataataattgttttttaaaaaacacaAACACACACATACACACACATAAATCTAATGGCCTTTTttggataaaaataatatcaaattagcaaatagtaaaaataaaaaataatttgaaagaGAGTGTGTGTGAACATTTGGCCAATctacattattaatttaattattatttgttttacagagttttttttttacaaattttatcttttttaagaaaaaagatatattgtttcaaatgatgatatttttagggttaaaaaaaaacattaataaaTGGTAAATCTACACTAAGTTCTAAAAAAAggatttcaaaaaaaaaaaaaaccaaaaaaaaaaaaaaaaaaattgggttAATACTCAAATAATAACAtgaacaaataataataatatttttatttaaattaatttttatttttaattattttttcttttattaaatgtaaaaaaaaaaaaaaaattaaaatcaaataaaattatttacataataaaactttttatatgaatttaaacttttattttattattttttattaatttaaccCTAAATCtggattttttaatttatttaaataaaataaaaaaataaaaataaaaaaaataaaaaaaaaattaatcaccaaaaaataaaataaaataaaataaaaaaaaaaaaaaatcccatTTAggaaatttgtttatttattttatttttaaaattattttctatttttatttttaaattaaaaatcaagcattgttttaatttgatcaggtttatattgaaaaattgaatttggttcATCATATTGATTAAAAGGATCGTGAATTGCAGAATAGAGAGAAGAGTAAGCaactgaaattaaatttgaaacacTTTTCTTTGATAAAGATCTTAGGGTTGTGTCTGATAGTTTTTCACAATTTGGCATTAATAGTGTACCAAAACTTTGTTCtaaacaattatcaaattgtCTAATCGATTGGACTATTGATAATCTATCCATGGCTATAATTTGAGATAACGGTGATTTATTATCACTATATTGCAGAATACTTAGCTTTGGACCAATACCCATCTGTTGCAAAAGTTCGCTAGTTTGCTCCTCCACCAAAGTGTCCATGTGAGCTTCGATTTGGCAAGTCAGCAACTCCAAATTCGAAGCGGTGAAACTTGTGTAATTCTCCAACactgatttaattgaacttAGACAATTGATCATGAAAACCGCCATACTAATGAGAGGTAGCTTTGAAGATGTGGCAGAGAACGTAGTTAAATTGATAATCTTTTGAATAAAACTACTAAACACTGGTGTATACTCCTTCTCTCTCTCGTCCAATGGTATTAACGAACTGTTGAATGTAGATATCAGTTCACTaagtttattaattgaatctttGATATCATTTGTTGGTAAAAGGTCTTGTGGTGATGGTACAGTTGGTGATCTCTCTAATCTATCGAAATTATCTTTAATCTGAGTGAAAAACACTGATAAACAATTTGACTTTATCGAGCCGAATATAGTGGAAACTCTACAAACACCACTACCTTTAGTAATTAAATTCGCCATTCTACTATAAAAATCCAATAATGATATCATTTTATAAGTTATTATAACACCTGGTTTACTTTGTAGAATTTGATCAATTCTAATTGATAACGGTCTATTTATACAttcaaaactattatttaaaacttttataattggttcaataaaatttaattcttcattattattattattattattattattttcaatattatcatcaacattattattattattttcatttaattttatagtaACTTTTGAAAGTattgttgaaattaattcaaattctgAAGCTAAACATTGATGAATCCAAGCCAACATATCACCTAAATATCTTTGTGGATCATGAGCATTAATCTCGATTGGACGTGGTATACCATTTGGACCACCAAATGATAAAGCTGTAATGAAACCATTTGATATCGTTTTAGTTCTACATTCCGATATTTCATCTAAAcaatgtttaaataataaaggttTATTTTGTAATGCTGATAATGCAATTGGTAACATCATTACtttttgttgctgttgttgttgctgttgatcaatattattaaaactatctaaaattggaatttcaataattaataattgtttaatctCTTCTTTTGTCCATTGATATAATCTACGATATGCATTGTCTTGATGTTTTGTAATGatttctaaaatttcatAAGTTGGtttttgatattgatttgataataagttttttttacattCATTTTGAATCTCTGATAATCTATCTAGGGTTTGATAAAAACttgaatcaatttctttCTTTACTAATGATTGTTCCTCTTGAGGAGttaatttaaactttttaaaaaattgttgtaatgtat is a window encoding:
- the cog6 gene encoding oligomeric Golgi complex component; its protein translation is MNSTLSRKIQKVLDIKLDSEDLSNALEELSTFYTSNSIGARRNLRNEIEKRYLDINIQFLDQFDQLNKNINELVLDFEGIKNSCVDICDHLNSTNRVSSELLKNAHELSCGLKEIKEKENTLQQFFKKFKLTPQEEQSLVKKEIDSSFYQTLDRLSEIQNECKKNLLSNQYQKPTYEILEIITKHQDNAYRRLYQWTKEEIKQLLIIEIPILDSFNNIDQQQQQQQQKVMMLPIALSALQNKPLLFKHCLDEISECRTKTISNGFITALSFGGPNGIPRPIEINAHDPQRYLGDMLAWIHQCLASEFELISTILSKVTIKLNENNNNNVDDNIENNNNNNNNNEELNFIEPIIKVLNNSFECINRPLSIRIDQILQSKPGVIITYKMISLLDFYSRMANLITKGSGVCRVSTIFGSIKSNCLSVFFTQIKDNFDRLERSPTVPSPQDLLPTNDIKDSINKLSELISTFNSSLIPLDEREKEYTPVFSSFIQKIINLTTFSATSSKLPLISMAVFMINCLSSIKSVLENYTSFTASNLELLTCQIEAHMDTLVEEQTSELLQQMGIGPKLSILQYSDNKSPLSQIIAMDRLSIVQSIRQFDNCLEQSFGTLLMPNCEKLSDTTLRSLSKKSVSNLISVAYSSLYSAIHDPFNQYDEPNSIFQYKPDQIKTMLDF